From the Roseibium sp. HPY-6 genome, one window contains:
- the hypC gene encoding HypC/HybG/HupF family hydrogenase formation chaperone has protein sequence MCLGIPGQIVEITDASRLLAMADVSGVRREVNIACVLEGEPESLVGCWTLIHVGFAMSLIDEEEAAKTLEALRSLGEAQETLEAMAQGDAALEASR, from the coding sequence ATGTGCCTGGGGATCCCCGGACAGATCGTGGAGATTACCGATGCGTCCCGCCTGTTGGCCATGGCCGACGTTTCGGGCGTCCGACGCGAGGTCAACATTGCATGTGTGCTTGAAGGCGAGCCGGAAAGTCTTGTCGGCTGCTGGACGTTGATCCACGTGGGATTCGCGATGAGCCTCATCGACGAGGAGGAGGCGGCCAAAACGCTGGAAGCGCTCCGCAGCCTGGGCGAAGCACAGGAAACGCTGGAGGCAATGGCGCAGGGCGATGCCGCATTGGAGGCAAGCAGATGA
- the hypD gene encoding hydrogenase formation protein HypD encodes MRYVEEFRDPVAAKSILAAIEKVVDEIGATAEKPVYIMEICGGHTHAIFRYGLDRLTPAGLEFIHGPGCPVCVLPMSRIDECVEIAERPEVIFTTFGDAMRVPGSRKSLLQAKADGADIRMVYSPLDALEIARRTPDREVVFFGLGFETTTPSTALSIQQAARENLANFTVFCNHITVPPPIKVLLDDPSMVLDGFVGPGHVSMVIGTHPYDFIAADYGKPIVVAGFEPLDLLQSVLMVLEQIRDGRAEVENQYARVVPEEGNSVSLAAIADVYEPRPRFEWRGLGEIDASGLRIRDAYQSFDAEIRFKVGYGAGERSVQEPEGCACGQVMTGRVKPHQCPHYGTTCTPEMPLGALMVSSEGACAAYYQYGAMEAAE; translated from the coding sequence ATGAGATACGTCGAGGAATTCCGTGATCCGGTTGCCGCAAAGTCCATTCTCGCGGCGATTGAGAAGGTGGTCGATGAGATAGGTGCGACGGCTGAAAAGCCCGTCTACATCATGGAGATCTGCGGCGGGCACACGCACGCAATCTTCCGCTACGGTCTGGACCGTCTGACACCGGCCGGGCTCGAGTTCATACACGGTCCCGGATGCCCGGTATGTGTTCTTCCGATGAGCCGGATTGACGAATGCGTCGAGATCGCCGAACGGCCGGAAGTGATTTTCACAACTTTCGGGGACGCGATGCGCGTGCCCGGATCCAGGAAATCACTGCTCCAGGCAAAAGCCGACGGAGCCGATATCCGCATGGTCTATTCACCTCTCGACGCGTTGGAGATCGCGCGCCGCACTCCGGACCGCGAAGTCGTCTTCTTCGGTCTCGGATTCGAAACAACCACGCCTTCGACAGCGCTTTCGATCCAGCAGGCAGCGCGTGAAAACCTGGCCAACTTCACTGTCTTTTGCAATCACATTACGGTTCCGCCACCCATCAAGGTGCTGCTCGACGATCCATCTATGGTGCTGGACGGGTTCGTCGGTCCAGGTCATGTGTCCATGGTGATCGGAACGCATCCATATGACTTCATAGCGGCCGACTACGGCAAGCCGATTGTCGTCGCCGGATTCGAACCTCTCGATCTGCTGCAATCGGTGCTGATGGTGTTGGAACAGATTCGCGACGGACGCGCCGAAGTGGAAAACCAGTATGCGCGCGTTGTTCCAGAAGAGGGCAACTCTGTATCGCTCGCGGCGATCGCGGATGTCTACGAGCCGCGCCCGCGGTTTGAATGGCGCGGGCTTGGCGAGATCGACGCAAGCGGCTTGCGGATCCGCGACGCTTACCAGTCCTTTGACGCCGAAATCCGCTTCAAGGTTGGCTATGGCGCTGGAGAGCGCTCGGTCCAGGAGCCTGAAGGCTGTGCCTGCGGCCAGGTGATGACCGGACGGGTAAAGCCCCATCAGTGTCCGCACTATGGCACAACCTGCACGCCCGAAATGCCGCTTGGGGCGCTGATGGTCAGCTCCGAAGGCGCTTGCGCAGCATACTATCAATACGGCGCCATGGAGGCTGCGGAATGA
- the hypE gene encoding hydrogenase expression/formation protein HypE, with product MNMAAPIKPTRLRGDRVTLAHGGGGKAMRDLIEEVFTDVFKPAGDEDQARLTSEALREPGSQLAMTTDSFVVSPVEFPGGDIGKIAVCGTVNDLAVGGATPLWLSAAFIIEEGCEIELLRRIVRTMQAEANKAGVRIVTGDTKVVGKGAADKVFVTTTGVGVIPPDRSMAASEIRPGDVAIVNGVLGDHGAAILAARGDMALSTDIISDCQSLNGLIETVLAAVPETRAARDATRGGLASALNEMAAAAGVSIEIDETAVPLRNEVKGICEILGLDPLYLANEGTLVLFVPEEKAEAALTAMRATPEGCNAVAIGKAMSGHPGRVVMRTAFGGQRLVDMLVGEQLPRIC from the coding sequence ATGAACATGGCTGCTCCGATCAAACCGACCCGTCTGCGCGGCGATCGCGTGACGCTTGCACATGGCGGTGGCGGCAAGGCGATGCGTGACCTGATTGAAGAGGTTTTCACGGATGTCTTCAAGCCGGCGGGCGACGAGGATCAGGCCCGCCTTACTTCCGAGGCGCTGCGCGAGCCGGGAAGCCAGCTTGCGATGACGACCGACAGCTTTGTCGTCTCGCCCGTCGAATTCCCAGGCGGTGACATCGGCAAGATTGCGGTCTGCGGGACCGTCAACGATCTTGCTGTCGGGGGCGCAACACCGCTTTGGCTGTCGGCTGCATTCATCATCGAGGAAGGTTGCGAGATCGAGCTGCTTCGCCGGATTGTTCGGACCATGCAGGCCGAGGCAAACAAGGCTGGTGTTCGGATTGTGACAGGAGACACCAAGGTTGTTGGCAAAGGCGCGGCGGACAAGGTTTTTGTAACAACAACCGGGGTGGGTGTCATTCCACCGGACCGGTCCATGGCCGCGTCGGAGATCCGTCCGGGCGACGTTGCGATCGTCAACGGAGTGCTGGGCGATCATGGTGCTGCCATCCTGGCCGCGCGCGGCGACATGGCTCTATCGACCGATATCATCTCGGACTGCCAGAGCCTGAACGGTTTGATCGAAACCGTTCTTGCGGCCGTTCCGGAAACAAGAGCCGCACGTGACGCCACAAGAGGCGGCCTTGCCTCCGCCCTGAACGAAATGGCAGCGGCGGCCGGTGTCAGTATCGAAATCGACGAGACTGCCGTTCCGCTGCGCAACGAGGTCAAGGGCATATGCGAGATCCTGGGACTGGACCCCCTTTATCTTGCCAATGAAGGAACACTGGTTCTTTTCGTTCCAGAGGAAAAGGCCGAGGCGGCGCTCACGGCAATGCGGGCAACGCCGGAAGGTTGCAACGCTGTCGCGATAGGCAAGGCAATGTCGGGCCATCCGGGCCGGGTTGTCATGCGCACCGCCTTCGGTGGTCAGCGCTTGGTCGACATGCTGGTCGGCGAACAATTGCCGCGGATTTGCTAG
- a CDS encoding c-type cytochrome has translation MLNRTAKFLTICLLAQPLPPAALTVTAAASENAALRDISKIQVDERRLTEAVASRTLTWLTGSPANNDYISVGRLANFFGFVGLRVTSGHSLKRSEVARETLSVLTEQQRTQMVSLVHAQKDTLNRAHEARQEMNRALEGLLAFEHVTREQFIELGRDYGAREAELGRLLAQTFGDIAQTLSTDQQRALTDIRTTHLSGERRQGNGGGDPKLRQSKADKKELVNLTARFLSWTTGSQEFNDFEVVGKPSQHFGFVALRIGSNHGVKRGLVAKEVLEILTPSQIDRLREAALQNAREFPMFLEVRAQLMRVLETSLSGGVIDPAHTAHLGAEIGEIEASMTWSQAAAMLDVRDGLSEAQSADLLAMRAKYTAETDSSDLDDPIERGRQLFAQCAFCHNSDSRQPIGPPLDDIVGKPIASDPAFKRYSPALVRYARAQSMWTEAQLDAFLKSPKALVPGTFMSFDGYEETDDRSALIAYLKTRK, from the coding sequence ATGCTGAACAGAACTGCGAAATTCCTAACCATTTGCCTTCTGGCCCAACCGCTGCCGCCCGCCGCTTTAACCGTGACGGCCGCTGCCAGCGAAAACGCAGCCCTAAGAGACATAAGCAAAATTCAGGTTGATGAACGCCGTCTCACAGAGGCCGTCGCATCGCGAACACTGACGTGGCTGACAGGAAGCCCGGCGAACAACGACTACATTTCTGTTGGTCGTTTGGCCAATTTTTTCGGCTTCGTAGGCCTGAGGGTTACAAGTGGGCACAGCCTCAAGCGAAGCGAAGTTGCCCGCGAAACACTGTCAGTGCTGACCGAGCAGCAGCGCACACAGATGGTGTCGCTGGTGCATGCGCAGAAGGACACATTGAATAGAGCCCATGAAGCGCGCCAGGAGATGAACCGCGCGCTGGAAGGGCTGCTTGCGTTTGAACATGTCACAAGGGAACAATTTATTGAACTCGGGCGTGACTACGGAGCGCGCGAGGCGGAGCTCGGGCGCTTGCTTGCGCAGACATTTGGCGACATTGCCCAAACGCTCTCAACCGACCAACAGCGGGCGTTGACCGACATTCGTACAACACACCTGTCGGGAGAAAGACGGCAGGGCAACGGCGGTGGCGATCCGAAGTTGAGACAGTCAAAGGCCGACAAGAAGGAGCTTGTAAATCTCACGGCCAGGTTCCTGAGCTGGACGACCGGATCGCAGGAGTTCAATGACTTTGAAGTCGTCGGCAAACCAAGTCAGCATTTTGGTTTTGTGGCGCTGCGCATCGGTTCCAACCACGGCGTGAAGCGCGGCCTTGTCGCAAAGGAAGTCCTGGAGATCCTCACGCCGTCTCAAATTGACAGGCTGAGAGAAGCCGCCCTTCAAAATGCGAGGGAGTTTCCGATGTTTTTGGAGGTCAGAGCGCAGCTGATGCGCGTTCTGGAAACCTCATTATCAGGAGGCGTGATCGATCCAGCTCATACCGCGCATCTCGGGGCTGAAATTGGAGAGATCGAGGCAAGCATGACCTGGTCGCAGGCCGCGGCAATGCTGGATGTCAGAGACGGTCTTTCGGAAGCCCAGTCGGCGGACCTTTTGGCAATGCGGGCGAAATATACCGCCGAGACTGATTCCTCGGATCTGGACGATCCGATTGAGCGAGGTCGACAACTCTTTGCCCAATGTGCATTTTGTCATAATTCCGACAGTCGTCAGCCCATTGGGCCTCCACTTGATGACATTGTCGGCAAACCGATCGCAAGCGACCCGGCCTTCAAACGCTATTCGCCGGCATTGGTCAGATACGCCAGGGCGCAAAGCATGTGGACCGAAGCACAGCTGGATGCGTTTCTAAAGTCTCCTAAGGCTCTTGTTCCCGGAACGTTCATGAGTTTCGATGGCTATGAAGAAACGGACGACCGCTCTGCACTGATTGCCTATTTGAAAACGCGAAAGTGA
- a CDS encoding LysE family translocator, producing MILDWQTIWLFGIASFALAVTPGPDMILVAARSAAQGQTAGLVTQFGISAGSIIHAVILALGLSQLFLAVPYAYDLVRYLGAAYLLYLAWQAFTSSESASAKTAARKQLSLRVIFRQGLITNLLNPKVALFYLALFPQFLAPEKGYVGIQILLLAIIFVAIDLVVHAVVIWLAGSARSLSRNKWAFAKWSRYFLGLVFGGLAAKLVFDGQK from the coding sequence ATGATACTTGATTGGCAAACGATTTGGCTTTTTGGGATCGCCAGTTTCGCATTGGCAGTGACGCCTGGACCGGACATGATACTGGTTGCGGCGCGCAGTGCAGCGCAAGGCCAAACGGCCGGGTTGGTGACGCAGTTCGGTATATCTGCCGGATCAATAATTCATGCTGTCATATTGGCGCTTGGGCTCTCCCAATTGTTCTTGGCGGTCCCGTATGCGTATGATCTTGTAAGGTATCTTGGCGCGGCTTATTTGCTTTATTTGGCTTGGCAAGCGTTTACTTCGTCTGAGAGCGCATCTGCAAAAACGGCTGCACGCAAGCAACTGTCGTTGCGTGTAATTTTCAGGCAGGGACTCATTACAAACCTGCTCAATCCAAAGGTTGCGCTATTTTACCTCGCACTCTTTCCCCAGTTCCTGGCCCCAGAAAAAGGCTACGTTGGGATACAGATCTTGTTGCTGGCAATCATCTTTGTCGCGATTGATCTCGTCGTTCATGCCGTTGTGATTTGGTTGGCCGGAAGTGCGCGATCTCTATCGAGGAACAAGTGGGCGTTTGCAAAATGGTCGAGATATTTTCTCGGTCTCGTCTTTGGCGGTCTTGCTGCAAAACTGGTTTTTGACGGCCAGAAATAA
- a CDS encoding LuxR C-terminal-related transcriptional regulator — MTAHDPELQAARAEIQAVIETDLSTYLARDRTAWEKNWVQDERFQSIMECGTMQIARGYAEFRRNVFDSMDASPGPIHADIRRENITIEVHGDMAWATFDEIATETENPLIAPNLSHNFRLFERSGRRWRILFHGCWAEPLRDISSPAVEVNQDCGVVWLNSAASECLRTFEGLTISHGTLRATSPSWDKGLRETVSRSHKLKGFGQFSQVASAGENSVTFPVVLGEDGEGALLTCWVRVADCRVYVLFGENPDLSKQIRIAELIFGLSQTQTEILDRIARGFDLSGISAELGFSRNTARTHLRRIFEKVGVRSQIELLRTLISFRV; from the coding sequence ATGACGGCGCATGACCCGGAACTTCAGGCGGCACGAGCAGAAATCCAGGCCGTTATCGAGACGGATCTCTCAACGTACCTTGCCCGCGACAGAACCGCCTGGGAAAAAAACTGGGTCCAGGATGAACGGTTCCAGAGCATCATGGAATGCGGCACGATGCAGATCGCCAGAGGGTATGCGGAGTTCCGGCGTAACGTGTTTGACTCCATGGACGCATCGCCCGGACCCATTCACGCCGACATTCGGCGCGAGAACATTACAATTGAAGTTCATGGCGATATGGCATGGGCGACATTTGATGAGATTGCGACAGAAACAGAAAATCCTCTGATTGCACCCAACCTGTCACACAATTTCCGGCTCTTCGAACGGTCAGGCCGACGATGGCGCATCCTTTTCCACGGCTGCTGGGCCGAACCCCTGCGGGATATCAGCTCCCCTGCTGTCGAGGTCAACCAGGACTGCGGGGTCGTCTGGCTGAACTCCGCCGCATCCGAATGTCTCAGAACCTTCGAAGGACTGACAATCAGTCACGGAACGCTGCGCGCGACCAGTCCGTCCTGGGACAAGGGACTTCGGGAAACGGTTTCCCGGTCCCATAAACTCAAGGGGTTCGGCCAGTTCAGTCAGGTCGCCTCGGCCGGGGAAAACTCGGTGACGTTTCCTGTGGTGCTTGGCGAAGACGGCGAGGGCGCTCTGCTGACCTGCTGGGTTAGGGTGGCCGACTGCCGTGTTTATGTTCTCTTCGGGGAGAATCCCGATCTGTCAAAACAGATCCGGATCGCTGAGCTGATTTTCGGCCTGTCGCAAACCCAGACCGAGATCCTCGACCGTATCGCGCGCGGGTTTGATCTTTCAGGGATATCCGCTGAACTCGGCTTCTCGCGAAATACGGCACGCACGCATCTGCGGCGTATTTTTGAAAAAGTCGGGGTCCGAAGCCAGATTGAACTTCTGCGCACGCTCATAAGCTTCAGAGTCTGA
- a CDS encoding GrpB family protein gives MTLTSSITSYDERWPHLFEEAAGRLRSIFGDACVEIHHVGSTAVEGLAAKPEIDILVVVSDVSRFDRWQTDLLGLGYRRGGDLMKGHHFFKRDVGKVRTHKLHLCLSGHTQIQRMLGIRDHLRTNSADRRAYAELKLRLEKENSSGIAEYLEGKAPFLDDLYRKSRK, from the coding sequence ATGACGCTGACGAGTTCAATCACCAGCTATGATGAAAGGTGGCCACATCTCTTTGAGGAAGCGGCAGGCCGTCTACGATCGATATTCGGTGATGCATGCGTCGAAATACATCATGTTGGAAGCACTGCGGTCGAGGGTTTGGCCGCCAAACCCGAAATCGACATTCTCGTCGTTGTTTCCGATGTTAGCCGGTTTGACCGGTGGCAGACTGATCTGCTCGGTTTGGGGTACAGGCGTGGTGGAGACTTGATGAAGGGCCATCACTTTTTCAAGCGCGATGTCGGTAAGGTCAGGACCCATAAGCTACATCTTTGCCTTTCAGGTCACACGCAGATTCAAAGAATGCTGGGAATACGCGATCACTTGCGCACAAATTCCGCTGATCGCAGGGCCTATGCAGAGCTGAAATTGCGTCTTGAGAAAGAGAATAGCTCGGGCATCGCGGAGTACCTGGAAGGCAAGGCACCCTTCCTCGATGATCTTTACCGGAAAAGCCGGAAGTAG
- a CDS encoding dihydrofolate reductase family protein, which yields MPTGHVMMAISLDGYVARKDHSMDWLMKQKTADEDHGFAEFLGTIDVIVMGSGSYRTVLGFDAWPYEKPVVVLSNSIANEDVPPELAEKVDIMNLSPQELMAEMERRGWQRIYVDGGAIVQSFLKLGLINDFKLAIVPILLGEGIRLFGELPADIDLELTQTKTFPSGLVELRYKVV from the coding sequence ATGCCCACCGGACACGTCATGATGGCTATCTCGCTGGATGGATATGTAGCGCGAAAAGACCATTCGATGGATTGGTTGATGAAACAAAAGACAGCCGATGAAGATCATGGCTTTGCCGAGTTCCTCGGCACCATTGATGTCATCGTTATGGGCAGCGGATCATATCGTACAGTGCTTGGATTTGATGCTTGGCCATATGAAAAACCTGTTGTGGTTCTAAGCAATTCAATCGCGAACGAGGACGTGCCACCCGAATTGGCTGAGAAGGTGGACATCATGAATCTGTCCCCACAGGAACTGATGGCAGAGATGGAGCGCCGAGGGTGGCAACGCATCTATGTTGACGGCGGCGCAATCGTGCAATCTTTTCTCAAACTGGGGCTGATCAACGACTTCAAATTGGCGATTGTTCCCATTCTTCTTGGGGAAGGCATTCGCTTGTTTGGCGAGCTGCCGGCAGATATTGATCTTGAGCTGACGCAAACAAAAACCTTCCCATCGGGGTTGGTGGAGTTGAGATATAAGGTGGTCTGA
- a CDS encoding TetR/AcrR family transcriptional regulator, translating to MSEPKRRGRPKKFAGGVDKKTVLQCAHSILETYGLEELTFRSIAAKLGVTAMAVKYHVGSREQLLRDIAAQTFEGIDASVSVGTPRAELRLLLVRYIELALKNADLVRFLLSTPNCMPQSLRDFTSQVKHRTQAINGGDPGNVMLNLLIDYIHGFVFAADAAPNELSLTLDQCLNSIDWLLDVMDRGD from the coding sequence GTGTCTGAGCCGAAACGCAGAGGAAGACCAAAGAAGTTTGCAGGCGGTGTCGATAAGAAGACCGTCCTGCAATGTGCCCACTCGATTTTGGAAACTTACGGGTTGGAGGAGCTTACCTTTCGTTCGATCGCTGCCAAGTTGGGCGTAACGGCGATGGCCGTGAAATATCACGTTGGTAGCCGGGAGCAATTGCTGCGCGATATTGCAGCCCAGACTTTCGAAGGTATTGACGCAAGCGTTTCTGTTGGCACACCAAGGGCTGAGCTTAGGCTGTTGCTGGTTCGCTATATCGAACTTGCTCTGAAAAACGCCGATCTTGTTCGGTTTCTGCTAAGCACGCCAAATTGCATGCCTCAGTCGCTTCGTGACTTCACATCTCAAGTCAAACACAGAACACAGGCCATCAATGGCGGTGACCCCGGCAACGTTATGCTGAACTTGTTGATCGACTACATTCACGGCTTTGTTTTCGCTGCGGATGCCGCTCCAAATGAGCTTAGTCTGACCTTGGATCAATGCTTGAACAGCATCGATTGGCTGTTGGATGTCATGGATCGTGGAGATTGA
- a CDS encoding DUF1638 domain-containing protein, with the protein MRKVRSNSTFGDRDLLQDPGEALKFRKGVGSTLLLACGALGKEIVWLIEKNGLKHLDVQCLPAGLHHTPDKIPEAVRTQIRANKDRYDKIFVLYGDCGTAGALDRVLLEEGGCERIAGPHCFSFYWGNEAFSAYGEDEITTFYLTDFFCRSFEKFIWQAFGLDRNKNMVDFVFGNYEKLVYMPQTDDPSLEKKAREIASSLGLTYERRFVGFGELETAIRSA; encoded by the coding sequence GTGCGAAAGGTACGGTCAAACAGCACATTCGGCGACAGGGATCTTCTGCAAGACCCGGGAGAGGCCCTCAAGTTCAGGAAGGGTGTCGGAAGCACGCTTCTTTTGGCCTGCGGCGCGCTTGGAAAAGAGATCGTTTGGCTCATCGAAAAGAACGGCCTGAAGCATCTCGACGTGCAATGCCTGCCCGCCGGCTTGCATCATACGCCCGACAAAATCCCCGAAGCTGTACGGACGCAAATTCGCGCCAACAAGGACAGATACGACAAGATTTTTGTCTTGTATGGAGACTGCGGCACCGCCGGAGCGCTCGATCGGGTTCTGCTGGAAGAAGGCGGATGCGAGCGGATCGCAGGTCCGCACTGTTTCTCGTTTTACTGGGGAAACGAAGCCTTTTCCGCATATGGTGAGGATGAGATCACCACATTCTATCTGACCGACTTTTTCTGCCGGAGCTTCGAGAAGTTCATCTGGCAGGCCTTCGGTCTCGACCGGAACAAGAACATGGTCGATTTCGTCTTCGGAAACTACGAAAAGCTCGTCTACATGCCGCAAACCGACGATCCATCGCTGGAAAAGAAGGCGCGCGAGATAGCCAGCAGCCTCGGTCTTACCTATGAACGGCGTTTCGTGGGGTTCGGTGAACTGGAGACGGCAATCCGCAGCGCCTGA
- a CDS encoding GlxA family transcriptional regulator, translated as MPKKTAKFHSVVFFIYPGVKLLDLAGPLQVFNDATDQFSGSAAYRTALVSADGAEVVTDTPVSVRSEPAAQWCNPIDTLVVVGGRGAQAASNNAVVVDTLKRLASQSRRVASICTGAFLLGAAGLLEGRRAVTHWRYCNDLARDHPEAQVDTNPIFIRDGHVWTSAGVTAGIDLALALVHEDLGRDASLAIARDLVVFAVRSGGQDQFSTTLHSQVLDQSSRFDQLHAWLQENLQDDLSVEALSDRVGMSPRNFARQYQASTGSTPAKAVEAMRVEAARRYLEETDLTVVRVAEICGFRSDERMRKSFIRTLGVPPHDYRRQFQGDVSSTPDTEES; from the coding sequence ATGCCCAAGAAAACTGCCAAATTCCATAGCGTCGTTTTTTTCATATATCCGGGGGTCAAACTTCTGGATCTCGCTGGCCCTTTGCAGGTTTTCAATGATGCAACAGACCAGTTTTCTGGATCTGCTGCCTACCGCACCGCGCTGGTATCTGCCGACGGCGCAGAAGTGGTGACGGACACACCGGTCAGTGTCCGTTCTGAACCTGCTGCCCAATGGTGCAATCCGATTGACACGCTTGTCGTGGTTGGCGGTCGAGGCGCGCAAGCGGCTTCAAACAACGCGGTGGTGGTCGACACGCTCAAAAGGCTGGCGAGCCAATCACGACGCGTTGCCTCCATCTGCACCGGCGCTTTTCTGCTCGGCGCTGCCGGACTTCTTGAAGGCCGCAGGGCGGTCACCCACTGGCGCTATTGCAATGACCTGGCACGCGACCATCCTGAGGCTCAGGTCGATACCAATCCGATCTTCATTCGCGACGGACATGTCTGGACATCTGCCGGGGTAACGGCCGGAATAGATCTTGCCCTTGCGCTGGTCCACGAAGACCTCGGCAGAGACGCATCACTTGCGATTGCCCGCGACCTCGTCGTTTTTGCCGTGAGGTCCGGAGGCCAGGACCAGTTCAGCACCACGCTGCATAGTCAGGTATTGGATCAATCGAGCCGGTTTGATCAATTGCACGCCTGGCTGCAGGAAAATCTGCAGGACGACTTGAGCGTCGAAGCACTCTCGGACCGTGTCGGCATGAGCCCCAGAAATTTCGCCAGGCAATATCAGGCGTCAACAGGTTCGACACCGGCAAAGGCTGTCGAGGCAATGCGCGTTGAAGCCGCCCGCAGATATCTTGAAGAAACGGATCTGACCGTTGTGCGCGTTGCTGAAATCTGCGGCTTTCGAAGCGATGAACGGATGCGCAAATCCTTTATTCGGACACTCGGCGTGCCACCTCACGATTACCGGAGACAGTTCCAGGGAGATGTGAGCTCGACGCCGGACACCGAGGAAAGCTAG
- a CDS encoding AraC family transcriptional regulator produces the protein MPAGFALCTVQLEWLEEDGPRSEQAYQMYDPKGNGRERAVDAVQFVEALPPAHLSGIVHRFLELKTQSALPSDYRFHALPDACTYAIFDQLDPKAAGITRLRASSEELNLQRSFHYVNIRFLPGVWQRDREPVAYGLVNGGYSGGLPLVSLNKEMSGLDFVAKQAVMSKFVDGLVSDQTVVANPVTEKIFQNIDAIRTVADMAEIANLSPRQLQRVLKKTTGFAPHDFLKVLRLQQSLDGEPSLAYADQSHFIHSFRKATGYTPEKYARKFDV, from the coding sequence ATGCCTGCCGGTTTTGCCTTGTGCACCGTGCAGTTAGAATGGCTCGAAGAAGACGGGCCAAGAAGCGAGCAGGCGTATCAGATGTATGATCCCAAGGGAAATGGCAGGGAGAGGGCGGTTGATGCCGTGCAGTTTGTCGAGGCTCTTCCGCCTGCACATCTGAGCGGTATCGTCCACCGCTTTCTGGAACTGAAAACACAATCTGCCTTACCGTCGGATTACCGGTTTCACGCGTTGCCTGACGCATGCACATACGCGATCTTCGACCAGCTTGACCCCAAGGCCGCAGGGATCACGCGTCTCCGGGCCTCGTCGGAAGAACTCAACCTTCAGCGGTCGTTTCACTACGTCAACATCCGCTTCCTGCCTGGCGTCTGGCAACGGGACCGCGAGCCGGTCGCCTACGGGCTGGTAAACGGAGGCTATAGTGGCGGGCTTCCGCTCGTTTCGCTGAACAAGGAGATGAGCGGCCTGGATTTTGTAGCCAAGCAGGCCGTGATGTCGAAATTCGTGGACGGTCTCGTTTCGGATCAAACCGTTGTTGCCAATCCCGTCACGGAGAAGATCTTCCAGAACATTGACGCGATCCGGACGGTTGCCGACATGGCAGAGATCGCAAATCTTTCGCCGCGCCAGTTGCAGCGCGTTCTCAAAAAGACAACCGGGTTTGCACCGCACGATTTTTTGAAAGTTCTCCGGTTGCAGCAATCACTGGATGGCGAGCCGTCACTTGCCTATGCCGACCAGTCCCACTTCATCCATTCCTTTCGCAAGGCAACGGGTTACACGCCTGAAAAATACGCCCGGAAGTTCGATGTCTGA
- a CDS encoding VOC family protein produces the protein MSKMNAVGWFDIYVNELDRAVRFYETVLNCKLEPIGDPTGETQMMSFPADMSAYGAGGALSKSAHASPGAGGTVVYFSAEDCAVEEARVDAAGGEVLRPKFSIGEFGWVSLCRDTEGNVFGISSMN, from the coding sequence ATGTCGAAAATGAACGCTGTCGGATGGTTCGATATCTATGTGAACGAGCTGGATCGTGCCGTCCGGTTTTACGAAACCGTGCTGAACTGCAAACTGGAACCCATCGGCGACCCGACCGGTGAAACCCAGATGATGAGTTTCCCCGCCGACATGAGCGCTTACGGCGCGGGTGGCGCTTTGTCAAAATCGGCGCACGCTTCTCCGGGCGCGGGTGGAACGGTTGTCTATTTCTCGGCGGAAGACTGCGCTGTCGAAGAAGCCCGCGTTGATGCTGCCGGAGGTGAGGTTCTGAGGCCCAAATTCTCTATCGGTGAATTCGGCTGGGTGAGCCTTTGCCGGGACACGGAGGGCAACGTCTTTGGCATCAGCTCAATGAACTGA